One Gordonia sp. SID5947 genomic region harbors:
- a CDS encoding C4-type zinc ribbon domain-containing protein, whose amino-acid sequence MKVDSGIQRQLLDLADADAELARLDHRRTHLPEDAEIAELDQRIESARDDLVRAEISAEDLTREYRRIDSEVTGMAAREAKDSAQLTAGGLAPRALSELQHELSGLARRRASLEDDLLGVMEQQEAVTAEQQRAAATIEHLDSEVATTRERRATALSAIEADHARVAERRDTVATGITPELLAVYEKQRATGRIGAGLLRARRCGACRMELDRGTIASIAAKPADEVVRCEECGAVLVRTAESGI is encoded by the coding sequence GTGAAGGTCGACTCGGGAATCCAGCGACAACTCCTCGATCTGGCCGACGCCGACGCCGAACTCGCTCGGCTCGATCACCGCCGGACGCATCTGCCCGAGGACGCGGAGATCGCCGAACTCGACCAGCGGATCGAGTCCGCCCGCGACGACCTGGTCCGCGCCGAGATCTCCGCCGAGGACCTGACCCGCGAATACCGTCGGATCGACAGCGAGGTCACCGGTATGGCGGCTCGGGAGGCCAAGGATTCCGCGCAGCTGACCGCGGGCGGGCTCGCCCCCAGGGCACTCTCGGAACTCCAGCACGAGTTGTCCGGTCTGGCCCGTCGTCGTGCGTCGCTCGAGGACGACCTGCTCGGCGTGATGGAGCAGCAAGAGGCGGTCACCGCCGAACAGCAGCGCGCCGCCGCCACCATCGAGCACCTCGACAGCGAGGTCGCGACCACCCGAGAGCGGAGGGCCACCGCATTGTCGGCGATCGAGGCCGACCATGCGAGAGTCGCCGAGCGCCGTGACACGGTCGCGACCGGCATCACGCCGGAACTGCTTGCGGTCTATGAGAAGCAGCGCGCGACCGGTCGGATCGGCGCGGGACTCCTGCGGGCCCGTCGGTGTGGGGCATGCCGGATGGAACTGGACCGCGGGACCATCGCGTCGATCGCGGCGAAACCCGCCGACGAGGTCGTCCGTTGTGAGGAGTGCGGCGCGGTCCTCGTCCGGACGGCTGAATCGGGTATCTGA
- a CDS encoding CYTH and CHAD domain-containing protein, with amino-acid sequence MAASEQLEVELKFDVDAGHTAPDLRVLPGVIGATEPETFNLDATYFDTENLDLAGNRITVRRRTGGHDAGWHLKRPAGAPGARRELRLGFDEAPADGEVPTELISPVVALTRTRRLIPVAAVSTTRTVTTLLGADGAPVAEFAEDLVTAQSLLPGGHFQEWAEWEFELLGDDPHPRLLKTAEKTLRGAGGREPSSASKLARAIGSTPTVVEPHLGRRPTALELVVTDIAIHRNSLITQDPLVRIDAEDAVHQMRVACRRLRSVFSGFPTVLDAERTGHIGAELKLLARILGDARDSEVQLALDENLLKAENASQALIAELAGTETAIHDRAIKAAHAAMDSDRYFALLDAIDELIASPPPGPDAELDATIAVDRAIAKSRKKIRKEQSVLSSLTEGSVEWAEQLHTIRKRAKRLRYSTDAAEPLAKKRYRKVASIAKSVQSALGDYNDTRINRARVAEIAASGKLSGADMFVLGRIDARQQADGERAIDAYRKAAKDL; translated from the coding sequence GTGGCCGCATCCGAGCAGCTCGAAGTGGAACTGAAGTTCGATGTCGACGCGGGGCACACCGCCCCCGACCTCCGAGTCCTGCCCGGCGTCATCGGCGCGACGGAGCCCGAGACGTTCAACCTCGATGCCACCTACTTCGACACCGAGAACCTCGATCTGGCCGGCAACCGGATCACCGTGCGTCGTCGTACCGGGGGCCACGACGCCGGATGGCACCTCAAGCGTCCAGCGGGTGCGCCCGGCGCGCGACGTGAGCTCCGGCTCGGGTTCGACGAGGCGCCGGCCGACGGCGAGGTACCGACCGAACTGATCTCACCGGTGGTGGCGCTGACCCGGACCCGCAGGCTCATACCGGTGGCGGCCGTGTCCACGACACGGACGGTGACGACGTTGCTCGGAGCCGACGGAGCGCCCGTCGCAGAGTTCGCCGAGGATCTGGTCACCGCCCAATCACTGCTACCCGGTGGACATTTCCAGGAATGGGCCGAATGGGAGTTCGAGCTCCTGGGCGACGATCCGCATCCGCGACTGCTCAAGACCGCGGAGAAGACCCTGCGCGGGGCAGGCGGACGTGAGCCGTCGTCGGCGTCCAAACTCGCACGCGCGATCGGTTCTACCCCGACCGTGGTGGAACCTCACCTCGGCAGGCGACCGACCGCGTTGGAACTCGTGGTCACCGACATCGCGATCCATCGCAACTCTCTCATCACCCAGGACCCGCTCGTGCGCATCGACGCCGAGGACGCGGTGCACCAGATGCGGGTCGCCTGCCGCCGGCTGCGCAGTGTGTTCTCCGGGTTCCCGACCGTTCTCGACGCCGAGCGCACCGGCCATATCGGTGCAGAACTGAAGTTGCTCGCCAGGATCCTCGGCGACGCCCGCGACTCCGAAGTCCAGCTGGCACTCGACGAGAACCTGCTGAAGGCCGAGAACGCGTCGCAGGCACTGATCGCCGAGCTCGCCGGCACCGAGACCGCGATCCACGACCGCGCGATCAAGGCCGCACACGCCGCGATGGACTCCGATCGATACTTCGCGCTCCTGGATGCGATCGACGAACTCATCGCGTCACCGCCACCCGGTCCGGACGCCGAACTCGACGCGACGATCGCCGTGGACCGCGCCATCGCCAAGAGTCGCAAGAAGATCCGCAAGGAACAAAGCGTGTTGTCGAGCCTCACGGAAGGCTCCGTGGAATGGGCGGAACAACTGCACACCATTCGCAAGCGCGCAAAGCGATTGCGCTACAGCACCGATGCGGCCGAGCCCCTCGCCAAGAAGCGCTATCGAAAGGTGGCCTCCATCGCCAAGAGCGTCCAGTCGGCGCTCGGCGACTACAACGACACCCGGATCAACCGCGCCCGGGTGGCCGAGATCGCCGCATCCGGGAAGCTGTCGGGCGCCGACATGTTCGTCCTCGGGCGCATCGATGCCCGCCAGCAGGCCGATGGCGAACGGGCCATCGATGCCTACCGCAAGGCCGCGAAGGACCTCTGA
- the cobC gene encoding Rv2231c family pyridoxal phosphate-dependent protein CobC: MTSGLFARHRHGDADAEPGLVDFAVNVRGGPPEFICDALAGRIGDLAHYPSISDQEKAITAVATAHDRSRDEVLLLAGAAEGFELLPRLAPTHAALIQPSFTEPELALRSAGVPISDVVLPPPWELAPDAVPDSADLVVLGNPTNPTSVLHPVSAVDGLRKPGRLVVVDEAFADITLDVSTGAGEPASIAGTRADDVIVIRSVTKTFGLAGLRAGYLLAAPDIIAQLAVGRRPWPLGTLALTALTECLGPAGRRHARVQAEVVATERAEMVAQLTAAGIEVCAAPSASFVLTAMPNALEIKERLRDKGFAVRSAANFVGLDDRHIRLAVRDPQTTRSLITAIDEVREELGT; this comes from the coding sequence ATGACATCGGGGCTGTTCGCACGGCATCGTCATGGCGATGCCGACGCCGAACCCGGCCTGGTCGACTTCGCCGTCAATGTGCGAGGTGGCCCGCCGGAGTTCATCTGTGACGCACTGGCAGGTCGGATCGGCGATCTCGCGCACTATCCGTCGATCTCCGATCAGGAGAAGGCGATCACCGCCGTCGCAACCGCGCACGACAGGTCGCGTGACGAGGTACTCCTGCTCGCCGGCGCCGCCGAAGGGTTCGAGTTGTTGCCGCGTCTCGCGCCGACACATGCCGCCCTGATCCAGCCGTCGTTCACCGAACCCGAACTGGCCCTGCGGTCCGCGGGCGTACCGATCTCCGATGTGGTACTGCCGCCGCCGTGGGAGTTGGCGCCCGACGCGGTCCCCGACAGCGCGGATCTGGTGGTGCTGGGCAACCCCACCAACCCGACCTCGGTGCTGCATCCGGTGTCTGCGGTCGACGGCCTGCGAAAGCCGGGACGGCTGGTGGTGGTCGACGAGGCGTTCGCCGACATCACCCTGGATGTCAGCACCGGAGCGGGCGAGCCCGCCTCGATCGCCGGCACCCGCGCCGACGACGTGATCGTCATCCGTAGCGTGACAAAGACATTCGGTCTTGCCGGTCTGCGTGCCGGCTATCTGCTCGCTGCACCGGACATCATCGCGCAGCTCGCCGTCGGCCGTCGCCCGTGGCCGCTCGGAACCCTTGCACTCACCGCGCTGACCGAATGTCTCGGCCCCGCGGGCCGGCGCCATGCCCGTGTACAGGCGGAGGTGGTCGCCACGGAACGGGCGGAGATGGTGGCGCAGTTGACCGCTGCCGGGATCGAGGTGTGCGCGGCGCCGAGCGCGTCCTTCGTGCTGACCGCCATGCCGAACGCACTCGAGATCAAGGAGCGACTGCGCGACAAGGGGTTCGCCGTGCGCAGTGCCGCGAATTTCGTCGGACTCGACGACCGGCACATACGGCTCGCCGTTCGCGATCCGCAGACCACGCGGTCGTTGATCACGGCCATCGATGAAGTACGAGAGGAGCTCGGAACATGA
- a CDS encoding putative zinc-binding metallopeptidase produces the protein MRDFLCRTCGQRLSFENSLCLHCKNALGFWLPGRTIYVLDDEDRVEVDGQLLERCANNTVAQCNWLVPWTGMAQLCASCRLTRTRPNDDDADALVEFGRAETAKRRLVLELDELGLPIRGRDLDPDTGLAFDLLSSAAQSVITGHASGLITLDLAEGDDVHREQMRVELDEPYRTVLGHFRHEIGHYYQTVLVDDVARPAFEDLFGDPDEDYQAALKRHYSEGAPAGWRQDFVSSYATMHPAEDFAETFAHYLHIRDTLDTAAAFAMAPSGSTIDSVLPGDVGFDQLVEWWLPLSWALNQINRSMGHPDLYPFVLPQRVLEKMRFVHTLVVPG, from the coding sequence ATGCGAGATTTCCTCTGCCGAACGTGCGGCCAGCGGCTTTCCTTCGAGAACAGCCTGTGTCTGCACTGCAAGAACGCATTGGGATTCTGGCTTCCCGGGCGCACGATCTACGTCCTCGACGATGAGGATCGCGTCGAGGTCGACGGTCAGCTTCTCGAGCGCTGTGCGAACAACACAGTGGCGCAATGCAACTGGTTGGTCCCGTGGACCGGGATGGCTCAACTGTGCGCATCGTGCAGACTGACCCGGACGCGGCCGAACGACGACGACGCCGATGCGCTGGTCGAGTTCGGCCGCGCGGAGACGGCCAAGCGCCGGCTGGTTCTCGAACTCGACGAGTTGGGCCTGCCGATCCGCGGGCGCGATCTCGACCCGGATACGGGCCTCGCGTTCGACCTGCTCTCGAGCGCTGCGCAATCGGTCATCACGGGACATGCGAGCGGTCTGATCACCCTCGACCTCGCGGAGGGTGATGACGTGCACCGCGAGCAGATGAGGGTGGAACTCGACGAGCCGTATCGCACGGTCCTGGGGCACTTCCGGCACGAGATCGGTCATTACTACCAGACCGTCCTGGTCGACGACGTGGCTCGGCCGGCCTTCGAAGATCTGTTCGGCGATCCCGACGAGGACTACCAGGCGGCGTTGAAGCGGCACTACTCCGAGGGAGCGCCGGCAGGGTGGCGCCAGGACTTCGTCTCGTCGTACGCGACGATGCACCCTGCGGAGGACTTTGCCGAGACCTTCGCGCACTATCTGCACATCCGCGACACCCTGGACACCGCGGCTGCGTTCGCGATGGCGCCGTCGGGCTCGACCATCGACAGCGTCCTGCCCGGTGACGTGGGATTCGATCAGCTCGTCGAATGGTGGCTACCGCTGTCCTGGGCGCTGAACCAGATCAACCGATCGATGGGGCATCCCGACCTCTATCCGTTCGTCCTCCCGCAACGGGTCCTCGAGAAGATGCGGTTCGTGCACACTCTCGTGGTGCCCGGCTGA
- a CDS encoding HAD hydrolase-like protein, which produces MPESADVLPALPDPADPATVLLVDLDGTITDSFTGIANSFRHALAAVDVAEPAPEVVAGIAGPPMIDTLTAIGLDQATADAAMRAYRERYTDVGWLENSVFEGMSGVLADLAAAGRTLAVATSKNEVTARAILDHFGLAHHFRFIAGASDDGTRRAKSDVIAHALDQLGISADPTTHVTDTPVVMLGDRAHDVEGAALFGIPAILVSWGYALDGEDGSAAWAVESIAHLREVLGV; this is translated from the coding sequence ATGCCTGAGTCCGCCGACGTACTGCCCGCGCTCCCCGATCCCGCCGACCCGGCCACCGTTCTGCTCGTCGATCTCGACGGCACCATCACCGACAGCTTCACAGGCATCGCCAACAGCTTCCGGCATGCGCTGGCCGCGGTCGATGTCGCCGAACCTGCTCCGGAGGTGGTCGCGGGCATCGCCGGACCACCGATGATCGACACGCTCACGGCCATCGGGCTTGACCAGGCGACCGCCGATGCGGCCATGCGTGCATACCGCGAGCGGTACACCGATGTCGGCTGGCTGGAGAACTCCGTGTTCGAGGGGATGTCCGGCGTTCTCGCCGACCTGGCCGCGGCGGGACGCACACTCGCGGTGGCGACCTCGAAGAACGAGGTGACCGCGCGCGCCATCCTCGACCATTTCGGCCTCGCCCACCATTTCCGGTTCATCGCGGGCGCCAGTGACGACGGCACGCGACGCGCCAAATCCGACGTGATCGCGCACGCCCTCGACCAATTGGGGATCTCGGCCGATCCGACCACGCATGTGACCGACACCCCGGTCGTGATGCTGGGTGACCGAGCCCACGATGTCGAGGGCGCAGCCTTGTTCGGTATACCGGCGATCCTCGTGAGTTGGGGTTACGCTCTGGATGGGGAGGACGGTTCGGCGGCATGGGCGGTCGAATCGATCGCACATCTGCGCGAGGTACTTGGTGTCTGA
- a CDS encoding alpha/beta hydrolase: MPLLRRTTVRRLAVGAVVMALGVLCGCRVLPAGGGIEWHACGPDDGVAATAAPGAVAGRLSCGRLSVPLDPRDPALGSISLAVARLGAAEPSTGTLVINPGGPGGSGVHHLVGSAGRLAQLPLANSHDIVSFDPRGVGASRPAIRCRTDAERDAERVMDLGGGSVAAIARVERYRQMLARQCRDRVGPEVLSRVGTDFVAGDLDRIRAALGVDQIAFLGYSYGTRIGLEYAKRHPSRLDALVLDGVVDPDEDPVDASVDQARGFQQAFDAFATDCARRPGCPLSGGAAERVAGYRELVAALLAHPAASAERRELSAADAETATVAALYQESAWDDLRSALIGLASGDGTGMLRLADSLEGRDGAGRYDATQDAFLAITCADDRRVPDRARYDELDRRVRTAAPFRDDGRGGGRGPRGTCEFWTPAVRADDSPPNGVVLGAGAPRPLVVASTGDPATPYPTAMTVARRVGAMVVSVDQHAHTAVFQGDGCVDKAVGDYLTDPTVPHRILEC; the protein is encoded by the coding sequence ATGCCGCTCCTGCGTCGAACCACGGTGCGACGGCTCGCCGTCGGCGCGGTGGTCATGGCGCTCGGCGTGCTGTGCGGTTGTCGTGTCCTGCCCGCGGGAGGCGGGATCGAATGGCACGCCTGCGGTCCCGACGACGGCGTCGCGGCCACCGCGGCACCGGGAGCCGTGGCCGGTCGCCTGTCGTGTGGCCGGCTGTCCGTTCCGCTCGATCCCCGCGATCCGGCTCTGGGCTCGATATCCCTCGCGGTCGCGCGGCTGGGCGCCGCGGAACCCTCCACGGGCACGCTGGTGATCAATCCGGGCGGCCCGGGTGGCTCCGGAGTCCACCATCTCGTCGGCTCCGCTGGGCGCCTGGCGCAGTTGCCGCTCGCGAACAGCCACGACATCGTCTCGTTCGACCCGCGTGGTGTAGGGGCGTCCCGGCCGGCGATCCGGTGCCGCACCGACGCCGAGCGCGACGCCGAACGTGTGATGGATCTGGGCGGCGGATCGGTTGCCGCGATCGCGCGGGTCGAGCGATATCGGCAGATGTTGGCGCGGCAGTGTCGTGACCGCGTCGGCCCGGAGGTGCTGTCGCGGGTCGGGACCGACTTCGTCGCCGGTGACCTCGACCGGATCCGGGCCGCGCTCGGCGTCGATCAGATCGCGTTCCTCGGCTACTCGTACGGCACCCGAATCGGTCTCGAGTATGCGAAACGACATCCCTCGCGACTCGACGCGCTCGTCCTCGACGGCGTGGTCGATCCCGACGAGGATCCGGTCGACGCGTCGGTAGATCAGGCCCGGGGATTTCAACAGGCCTTCGATGCGTTCGCCACGGACTGTGCTCGGCGGCCCGGTTGCCCGCTGAGTGGTGGGGCCGCGGAGCGGGTCGCCGGGTATCGCGAGTTGGTGGCGGCGTTGCTCGCGCACCCGGCGGCGTCGGCAGAACGGCGCGAGCTCTCGGCAGCGGACGCCGAGACCGCGACGGTGGCCGCGCTGTATCAGGAATCGGCGTGGGACGACCTGCGGTCGGCGCTGATCGGACTGGCGTCGGGGGACGGCACCGGCATGCTACGACTTGCCGACTCCCTCGAGGGCAGAGACGGCGCCGGCCGGTACGACGCGACGCAGGACGCATTCCTCGCGATCACGTGTGCCGACGACCGCCGGGTGCCGGATCGGGCGCGCTACGACGAGTTGGACCGTCGGGTGCGCACCGCTGCTCCTTTTCGCGACGACGGGCGTGGCGGGGGGCGCGGACCACGGGGGACCTGTGAATTCTGGACACCCGCGGTCCGCGCCGACGACAGTCCGCCGAACGGGGTCGTGCTCGGCGCGGGTGCGCCGCGTCCACTCGTCGTGGCGTCCACCGGGGACCCGGCCACGCCGTACCCGACGGCGATGACGGTGGCGCGACGCGTCGGTGCGATGGTCGTCAGTGTCGACCAGCACGCGCACACCGCGGTTTTCCAGGGCGACGGCTGCGTCGACAAGGCGGTGGGCGACTATCTGACCGATCCCACAGTGCCGCATCGCATTCTCGAATGCTGA
- a CDS encoding Nif3-like dinuclear metal center hexameric protein, which produces MSVTGADVIEVLDRAYPRRLAEPWDSVGPVCGDPAEPVGSILVCVDVTDAVVDAAVHMGAQMVVAHHPLLLRGVDSVAADTVKGRLIHRLIRSGVALFTAHTNADSARPGVSDALAEILDLVDTVPIDPKPAVPMDKWVVMVPEGNAEQVSEAMFAVGAGAIGEYRDCSWSVVGTGQFEPQEAADPAIGVVGERTRVDEDRIEMVAERGLRPAVLAALRGAHPYEEPAFDILELAETAGVLGLGRFGRLTSPTTVREFAERAAERLGSPSGVRFAGEPDARVEVVAVCGGAGDSLLDTVTAAGADVYLTGDLRHHPADESRRRGGPALIDAGHWGTEFPWCGQVATLLSEALDVEVEVYREPTDPFAVVGRS; this is translated from the coding sequence ATGAGTGTGACCGGCGCTGACGTGATCGAGGTGCTCGACCGCGCGTACCCCCGACGACTCGCCGAACCGTGGGACTCGGTGGGTCCCGTCTGTGGTGATCCGGCCGAGCCCGTGGGATCGATCCTGGTGTGTGTCGACGTCACCGACGCGGTGGTGGACGCTGCCGTGCACATGGGTGCACAGATGGTTGTCGCGCATCACCCGCTGTTGTTGCGCGGGGTGGATTCCGTTGCGGCGGATACCGTCAAGGGACGGCTGATCCACCGTCTGATCCGTTCGGGCGTCGCCCTGTTCACCGCGCACACCAATGCCGACAGTGCGCGTCCGGGGGTGTCGGATGCGCTCGCCGAAATCCTTGATCTGGTCGACACCGTCCCCATCGATCCGAAACCGGCTGTTCCCATGGACAAATGGGTGGTGATGGTGCCGGAGGGAAACGCCGAGCAGGTCAGTGAGGCGATGTTCGCGGTCGGGGCGGGTGCGATCGGCGAATACCGTGACTGTTCGTGGTCGGTGGTCGGCACCGGTCAGTTCGAGCCGCAGGAGGCGGCCGATCCGGCCATCGGGGTCGTCGGGGAACGCACACGGGTCGACGAGGACCGGATCGAGATGGTCGCCGAGCGGGGACTGCGCCCCGCTGTCCTCGCGGCGTTGCGGGGGGCCCATCCCTACGAGGAACCGGCTTTCGACATCCTCGAATTGGCCGAGACCGCCGGCGTTCTGGGATTGGGGCGTTTCGGGCGACTGACCTCTCCGACGACGGTTCGAGAGTTCGCCGAACGTGCGGCGGAGCGTCTGGGCAGCCCGTCCGGGGTGCGCTTCGCCGGTGAGCCCGATGCCCGCGTCGAGGTGGTCGCCGTATGTGGCGGTGCAGGTGATTCGCTGCTCGACACGGTGACCGCGGCCGGGGCCGATGTGTACCTGACCGGCGATCTGAGGCATCACCCGGCGGACGAGAGCCGGCGCCGCGGGGGACCGGCGCTCATCGACGCCGGACATTGGGGGACCGAGTTCCCGTGGTGCGGGCAGGTGGCGACACTCCTGTCGGAGGCCCTCGACGTCGAGGTCGAGGTGTACCGCGAGCCGACGGATCCGTTCGCCGTCGTCGGGCGGTCGTGA
- a CDS encoding low molecular weight protein-tyrosine-phosphatase has translation MSEQLHVCFVCTGNICRSPMAQSIFHSALDGAGLSDRVRVTSCGTSGWHTGEPADNRARTELLAHGYSDGHVAAQLSPVHFDADLLVAMDAGHVRELERKRLGDRVRLLRSFDPGADPDDLDLNDPYYGTGEDFAVTREQIEGAVPGLLAWVRAALEAP, from the coding sequence GTGTCTGAGCAACTACACGTCTGTTTCGTGTGCACCGGCAACATCTGCCGGTCGCCCATGGCGCAGAGCATCTTCCACTCGGCGCTCGACGGCGCCGGGTTGTCCGACCGCGTCCGGGTGACCAGCTGCGGCACGAGCGGGTGGCACACCGGCGAGCCCGCCGACAATCGCGCGCGCACGGAGCTGCTCGCCCACGGCTACTCCGATGGCCATGTGGCCGCGCAACTCTCTCCGGTCCACTTCGACGCCGACCTCCTGGTGGCGATGGACGCCGGGCACGTCCGCGAACTCGAGCGCAAACGTCTCGGCGATCGCGTGCGACTGCTGCGCAGCTTCGACCCCGGCGCCGATCCCGACGACCTCGATCTCAACGATCCCTACTACGGAACCGGCGAGGACTTCGCGGTCACCCGCGAGCAGATCGAGGGTGCGGTCCCGGGACTGTTGGCGTGGGTGCGGGCAGCCCTCGAGGCACCCTAG
- the pip gene encoding prolyl aminopeptidase, which yields MRDFYPSIEPYDQGHLDVGDGQQIYWETSGNPEGKPVVFVHGGPGGGTAPDQRRFFDPARYRIVLFDQRGCGKSRPHIADGADLSTNTTGHLIADMELLREHLGIERWQVFGGSWGSTLGLAYAQTHPDRVTELVLRGIFLLRRSEIDWYYNGGAAHIYPDLWESYLAPVPHAERDGDLVAAYHRLLTSPDRAVAQAAASAWTGWEQATSHLLPPKPDDQPSDADKPRFDLAFATIENHYFVNHGFLEDGQLLTRIDRIAEIPGVIVQGRYDVVCPTRSAWDLHRAWPSAQLHIVDDAGHASFEPGIKHHLITATDAFANRMP from the coding sequence ATGCGCGACTTCTACCCGAGCATCGAACCGTACGACCAGGGCCACCTCGACGTCGGCGACGGCCAGCAGATCTACTGGGAGACCTCCGGGAACCCCGAGGGCAAGCCGGTGGTGTTCGTCCACGGCGGCCCCGGCGGCGGTACCGCACCCGATCAGCGTCGATTCTTCGACCCGGCACGCTATCGGATCGTGCTCTTCGATCAACGCGGGTGCGGCAAGTCGCGTCCCCACATCGCCGACGGCGCCGATCTGTCCACCAACACCACCGGGCACCTGATCGCCGACATGGAGTTGCTACGCGAGCACCTCGGCATCGAGCGGTGGCAGGTGTTCGGCGGGTCGTGGGGTTCGACCCTCGGTCTCGCCTACGCGCAGACACATCCGGACCGGGTGACCGAACTCGTCCTGCGCGGGATCTTCCTGCTGCGGCGCAGCGAGATCGACTGGTACTACAACGGCGGCGCGGCCCACATCTATCCCGACCTGTGGGAGTCGTATCTGGCGCCCGTTCCGCACGCGGAGCGCGACGGCGACCTGGTCGCCGCCTACCACCGTCTGCTCACCTCGCCCGATCGTGCCGTCGCCCAGGCCGCCGCGAGCGCCTGGACCGGCTGGGAGCAGGCCACCAGCCACCTGCTCCCGCCCAAGCCGGACGACCAGCCGAGCGACGCGGACAAGCCTCGTTTCGACCTCGCGTTCGCGACCATCGAGAACCACTACTTCGTCAATCACGGGTTCCTCGAGGACGGGCAACTGCTCACCCGGATCGACCGCATCGCCGAGATCCCGGGCGTGATCGTGCAGGGCCGCTATGACGTCGTCTGCCCGACGCGCAGCGCGTGGGACCTCCACCGCGCGTGGCCCAGCGCGCAGCTGCACATCGTCGATGACGCCGGGCACGCGTCCTTCGAGCCGGGCATCAAGCACCACCTGATCACCGCGACGGACGCTTTCGCGAATCGCATGCCCTGA
- the panB gene encoding 3-methyl-2-oxobutanoate hydroxymethyltransferase — MSDSSVYGASASSASDPSPRRRATRVHHLAQMKADGEKWSMLTCYDYSTARIFDAAGIPVLLVGDSAANVVLGYDTTIPVSVDELIPLIRAVVRGAPQALVVADLPFGSYEASPQQALESAVKVFKETGAHAIKIEGGERVAPQIAALTAAGIPVMAHIGFTPQSVNGLGGYRVQGRGDAGDQLVDDAIAVQEAGAFAVVMEMVPADLAGQITRKLTIPTVGIGAGNETDAQVLVWQDMAGLTHGKTAKFVKRFGDVGTELRSAAEQYADEVRRGAFPAPEHSY; from the coding sequence ATGTCCGATTCTTCGGTGTATGGCGCGTCCGCTTCCTCTGCGTCAGATCCCTCTCCCCGCCGCCGCGCCACGCGTGTCCACCATCTGGCACAGATGAAGGCCGACGGTGAGAAGTGGTCCATGCTGACCTGCTACGACTACTCCACCGCCCGCATCTTCGACGCGGCCGGCATCCCGGTCCTGCTCGTCGGCGACTCGGCAGCCAATGTCGTCCTCGGTTACGACACCACCATCCCGGTCTCCGTCGACGAGCTCATCCCGTTGATCCGCGCGGTGGTCCGAGGCGCGCCGCAGGCGCTGGTCGTCGCCGACCTGCCCTTCGGCAGCTACGAGGCGAGTCCGCAGCAGGCACTCGAATCGGCCGTCAAGGTGTTCAAGGAGACCGGTGCCCACGCCATCAAGATCGAGGGCGGCGAGCGCGTCGCCCCTCAGATCGCCGCGCTGACCGCGGCCGGCATCCCGGTGATGGCGCACATCGGCTTCACCCCGCAGAGCGTGAACGGCCTCGGTGGTTACCGGGTCCAGGGCCGTGGCGACGCAGGTGACCAGCTCGTCGACGACGCGATCGCGGTCCAGGAGGCCGGCGCATTCGCCGTGGTGATGGAGATGGTGCCCGCCGACCTGGCAGGCCAGATCACCCGCAAGCTCACCATCCCGACCGTCGGAATCGGTGCGGGCAACGAGACCGACGCGCAGGTGCTCGTCTGGCAGGACATGGCCGGACTCACACACGGCAAGACCGCCAAGTTCGTCAAGCGCTTCGGTGACGTCGGTACCGAACTGCGTTCCGCGGCAGAGCAATACGCCGACGAAGTCCGGCGCGGAGCCTTCCCCGCTCCGGAACACAGCTACTGA